A region from the Chloroflexota bacterium genome encodes:
- a CDS encoding nucleotidyltransferase family protein codes for MTTQQALFAHREEILRIAVCHGATNVWVFGSVARGTASPDSDLDLLIDVGQNPSPWFPAGLMLDLEDLLGCSVDVATADALHPRIRDRVLHEALPL; via the coding sequence ATGACGACGCAGCAGGCCCTGTTCGCACACCGAGAAGAGATCCTCCGCATCGCCGTCTGCCACGGCGCGACGAATGTGTGGGTATTCGGGTCGGTCGCGCGGGGCACGGCCAGCCCCGACAGCGATCTGGATCTGCTGATCGATGTCGGCCAGAACCCGTCGCCATGGTTTCCGGCCGGCCTGATGCTCGACCTTGAGGATCTCCTGGGGTGCAGCGTCGATGTCGCGACAGCCGATGCGCTCCACCCGCGCATCCGAGACCGTGTGTTACACGAGGCGCTGCCGCTGTGA
- a CDS encoding NIPSNAP family protein produces the protein MVIYELRIYTVKPGTQPAFVKLNSEVAYKLRGDNHGTLVGCWTTEIGPLNQFFHLWSYPSLAERETLRAGLATLPGWNEQYVSQVRDMMVSQENVLLNLDGDVGLHPPTGKGHVYELRRYRGTGAGIPAWTKLFKGVLPAREKYSKIVGLWTAEIGKLNVAAHLWAYDDLNHRAQVRAAALADPEWQAFVPKGTQCLAEMETTILIPTPISPMQ, from the coding sequence ATCGTGATCTACGAGCTGCGCATCTACACGGTCAAGCCCGGCACCCAGCCGGCCTTCGTCAAGCTGAACAGCGAGGTCGCGTACAAGCTGCGCGGCGACAACCACGGAACTCTGGTCGGTTGCTGGACGACCGAGATCGGGCCGCTGAACCAGTTCTTCCACCTGTGGAGCTACCCCAGCCTTGCCGAGCGCGAGACGCTGCGCGCTGGCCTCGCCACGCTGCCCGGCTGGAACGAGCAGTACGTCTCCCAGGTCCGCGACATGATGGTGTCTCAGGAGAACGTGCTGCTCAACCTCGACGGCGATGTCGGTCTGCACCCGCCGACCGGCAAGGGCCACGTCTACGAGCTGCGGCGCTACCGCGGCACCGGCGCGGGCATCCCCGCCTGGACGAAGCTCTTCAAGGGCGTCCTGCCGGCCCGCGAGAAGTACTCCAAGATCGTCGGGCTCTGGACCGCAGAGATCGGCAAGCTGAACGTCGCGGCGCACCTGTGGGCCTACGACGACCTGAACCACCGGGCGCAGGTGCGCGCCGCCGCGCTGGCCGATCCGGAGTGGCAGGCCTTCGTGCCGAAGGGTACCCAGTGCCTCGCGGAGATGGAGACGACTATCCTGATCCCCACGCCGATCTCGCCGATGCAGTAG
- a CDS encoding HypC/HybG/HupF family hydrogenase formation chaperone, producing the protein MCLAVPRRVLQIEAGRVLVDWESGPLWASSAAFPDLTVGEYVLVHAGLVLERVSAEEAETLLAMQAELAADDFGLPSTPMGGDAPR; encoded by the coding sequence ATGTGCCTGGCCGTGCCGCGTCGGGTGCTGCAGATCGAAGCCGGCCGCGTGCTGGTGGATTGGGAGAGTGGTCCGCTCTGGGCCAGCAGCGCGGCGTTCCCCGATCTGACGGTTGGCGAATACGTGCTGGTACACGCCGGGCTGGTACTGGAGCGGGTCTCGGCTGAGGAGGCCGAGACCCTGCTGGCGATGCAGGCGGAGCTTGCGGCGGACGACTTCGGCCTGCCGTCCACACCGATGGGCGGGGACGCGCCCCGCTGA
- a CDS encoding hydrogenase maturation nickel metallochaperone HypA yields the protein MHEVAAVSALVDALLEAAAPHAPYRADRVRVRLGSAFSEDALYQAFEMLTESTPLRDVPLLVERTNHTIDCRCGLEQVIRADDLAGHMWVCSNCGHVEEVADEDDLMLLGFDLTPLGQPATAGGR from the coding sequence ATGCACGAGGTCGCGGCTGTCAGCGCGCTCGTCGATGCCCTGCTGGAGGCTGCCGCGCCACACGCCCCGTATCGTGCGGATCGGGTGCGCGTGCGGCTCGGCAGCGCGTTCTCGGAGGATGCACTGTATCAGGCGTTCGAGATGCTGACCGAGAGCACGCCGTTGCGGGACGTGCCGCTGCTGGTCGAGCGCACCAATCACACGATCGATTGCCGGTGCGGGTTGGAGCAGGTCATCCGTGCCGACGATCTGGCCGGCCACATGTGGGTCTGCTCGAATTGCGGGCACGTCGAGGAGGTCGCCGACGAGGACGACCTGATGCTGCTCGGCTTCGACCTGACGCCCCTGGGCCAGCCGGCCACCGCTGGGGGCCGCTGA
- a CDS encoding hydrogenase maturation protease, whose amino-acid sequence MTVSTALGRRPLVVGYGNPLRADDGFGWQAATRLAGQLSETAARVLAVHQLTPELAEDVAQASLVVFLDIHEGGQPGVLIEQALEGGSGQEVVAFSHDVDAEAILFLAETLYGHRPPATMLSVGGSDFSYAVGLSPPVDAALPVALDRVRSILRSSPLDRPPRLANPRTARP is encoded by the coding sequence ATGACCGTGTCTACGGCTCTCGGCAGGCGGCCGCTCGTCGTGGGGTACGGCAACCCGCTCCGGGCAGACGATGGTTTCGGCTGGCAGGCGGCCACGCGGCTCGCCGGGCAGCTCTCCGAGACCGCTGCCCGGGTGCTGGCCGTCCACCAGTTGACGCCGGAGCTTGCCGAGGACGTGGCGCAGGCATCGCTGGTCGTCTTCCTGGACATCCACGAGGGCGGACAGCCAGGGGTGCTGATCGAGCAAGCGCTGGAGGGCGGCAGCGGCCAGGAGGTCGTCGCGTTCAGCCACGACGTGGACGCGGAGGCGATCCTCTTCCTGGCCGAGACGCTCTACGGCCACCGGCCGCCGGCGACCATGCTCTCGGTGGGCGGGTCCGACTTCTCGTACGCTGTCGGGCTGTCGCCGCCGGTCGATGCAGCGCTACCCGTCGCCCTTGACCGCGTCCGCTCGATCCTTCGATCCAGTCCCCTGGATCGTCCACCGCGTCTTGCGAACCCGCGTACTGCCCGTCCGTAG
- a CDS encoding Ni/Fe hydrogenase subunit alpha — translation MARQITIDPVTRIEGHARITIQLDDAGAVQDAKFHITQFRGFEKLCEGRPFHEMPSLMARICGICPVSHLVASAKACDAILAVQIPHTAASLRRIINLAQLIQSHALSFFYLSAPDLLLGLESDPVTRNVFGLMREHPEVARDGIRLRQFGQHVIELLGNKRIHPAWVVPGGVSEPLAPEKRAEMLAALPEVTGIVEKALEQFRTVFDQFREEVQTFGRFPSLFMGLVNDDGGLEHYEGKLKVVDDKGTVLEEGIPPARYAEYIGESVEPWSYLKSAYYLPIGYPDGMYRVGPLARLNVATSVSTPKAAQEFAAFKQLEASGPVLSSFHYHYARLIEILYALEKIDQLLNEPDILSDRVRAHAAPNNLTGVGVAEAPRGTLLHHYKVDKNGLMEFANLIIATGNNNLAMNRSVFQVAQHYVDGEKLQEGMLNRVEAVIRAYDPCLSCSTHAIGKMPLRIQLKAPDGTVLDELVRDSDGKRG, via the coding sequence ATGGCCCGACAAATCACCATCGACCCGGTCACCCGCATCGAAGGGCACGCCCGGATCACCATCCAGCTGGATGACGCCGGCGCGGTCCAGGATGCGAAGTTTCATATCACCCAGTTTCGGGGCTTCGAGAAGCTGTGCGAGGGCCGGCCGTTCCACGAGATGCCCAGCCTCATGGCGCGCATCTGCGGCATCTGCCCCGTCAGCCACCTTGTCGCCTCGGCCAAGGCGTGCGACGCCATCCTGGCCGTGCAGATCCCGCACACGGCGGCGAGCCTGCGCCGGATCATCAACCTGGCCCAGCTGATCCAGTCGCACGCGCTCTCGTTCTTCTACCTTTCCGCGCCCGACTTGCTGTTGGGGCTGGAGAGCGATCCTGTCACCCGGAACGTCTTCGGCCTGATGCGCGAGCATCCCGAGGTGGCGCGCGATGGCATCCGGCTGCGCCAGTTCGGCCAGCACGTCATCGAGCTGCTCGGGAACAAGCGCATTCACCCCGCCTGGGTGGTCCCTGGCGGCGTCAGCGAGCCGCTGGCCCCCGAGAAGCGCGCCGAGATGCTGGCGGCGCTGCCGGAGGTCACCGGCATCGTCGAGAAGGCGCTGGAGCAGTTCCGGACCGTTTTCGATCAGTTCCGTGAGGAGGTCCAGACGTTCGGGCGGTTCCCGTCCCTGTTCATGGGGCTGGTGAACGACGATGGCGGCCTGGAGCACTACGAGGGCAAGCTCAAGGTTGTAGACGACAAGGGCACGGTCCTCGAAGAGGGGATCCCGCCGGCCCGCTACGCCGAGTATATCGGCGAGTCCGTCGAGCCGTGGAGCTACCTGAAGTCGGCCTACTACCTGCCGATTGGCTACCCGGACGGCATGTACCGCGTCGGCCCGCTGGCGCGGCTCAACGTGGCGACCAGTGTCAGCACCCCGAAGGCTGCCCAGGAATTTGCCGCGTTCAAGCAGTTGGAGGCGTCCGGGCCGGTCCTCAGCTCGTTCCACTACCACTACGCTCGCCTGATCGAGATCCTCTACGCGCTGGAGAAGATCGATCAGCTGCTGAACGAGCCGGACATCCTCAGCGACCGCGTCCGCGCCCACGCCGCCCCCAACAACCTGACGGGCGTCGGCGTCGCGGAAGCGCCGCGCGGCACCCTGCTCCACCACTACAAGGTGGACAAGAACGGCCTGATGGAGTTCGCCAACCTGATCATCGCCACGGGCAACAACAACCTGGCGATGAACCGCTCGGTGTTCCAGGTGGCCCAGCACTACGTAGACGGAGAAAAGCTGCAGGAGGGTATGCTCAACCGTGTCGAGGCCGTCATCCGCGCCTACGATCCGTGCCTGAGCTGCTCCACACACGCCATCGGCAAGATGCCGCTGCGGATTCAGCTCAAGGCCCCGGATGGGACGGTCCTGGACGAGCTGGTACGCGACTCTGACGGGAAGCGTGGCTGA
- a CDS encoding NADP oxidoreductase gives MSTDLTPPTARSDAERGEPKPKVKAATVWLDGCSGCHMSFLDIDERLIELAQHIDMVYSPLVDPKQFPDHVDVALVEGAVSSEEDLEKIKRIRKHTSILIAFGDCAVTANVPSMRNSFSVKDVYQRGYFETATRRAGVPDQVVPKLLPQARPIHEYVPVDVFLQGCPPPADVIYGLLTDLLAGRKPNLTEHTRFGR, from the coding sequence ATGAGTACTGACCTCACCCCCCCAACCGCCCGCTCCGACGCGGAGCGGGGGGAGCCGAAGCCGAAGGTCAAGGCGGCGACGGTCTGGCTCGACGGCTGCTCCGGCTGCCACATGTCGTTCCTCGACATCGACGAGCGGCTCATCGAGCTGGCTCAGCACATCGACATGGTCTACTCGCCGCTGGTCGATCCGAAGCAGTTCCCCGACCATGTTGACGTGGCCCTGGTCGAGGGCGCCGTCAGCAGCGAGGAGGATCTGGAGAAGATCAAGCGCATCCGCAAGCACACCAGCATCCTCATTGCCTTCGGGGATTGCGCGGTGACGGCGAATGTGCCTTCGATGCGGAACTCCTTCAGCGTGAAGGACGTGTACCAGCGCGGCTACTTCGAGACGGCCACCCGGCGGGCCGGCGTGCCCGATCAGGTCGTGCCGAAGCTGCTGCCGCAGGCCCGCCCGATCCACGAGTACGTCCCGGTCGACGTGTTCCTTCAGGGGTGCCCGCCCCCCGCCGACGTGATCTACGGCCTGCTGACCGACCTGCTGGCTGGCCGCAAGCCGAATCTCACGGAGCACACGCGTTTCGGACGCTGA
- the hoxU gene encoding bidirectional hydrogenase complex protein HoxU: MTVPPARIRTLTIDGKDVGAREDETILDVARENGIWIPTLCQMTGLSNIGACRLCLVEVAGSTKLQPACVTRVEEGMQVTAHSDRLAEYRKMIVELLFAEGNHICSVCVTNGHCDLQWLAQRLEIDHIRFPYLYGKRSVDASHERFVLDHNRCVLCTRCVRVCDEVEGAHTWDIMGRGTNARVITDLAQPWGESTSCTSCGKCVSVCPTGALFEQGKAVTEMVKHRELLPMLLTMRGRQR; encoded by the coding sequence ATGACCGTGCCTCCAGCTCGGATCCGGACCCTCACCATCGACGGCAAGGACGTCGGGGCGCGCGAGGACGAGACGATCCTCGACGTGGCCCGCGAAAACGGCATCTGGATCCCCACGCTCTGCCAGATGACCGGCCTGTCCAACATCGGCGCCTGCCGGCTCTGCCTCGTCGAGGTGGCCGGCAGCACCAAGCTCCAACCGGCCTGCGTGACCCGTGTCGAAGAGGGCATGCAGGTGACCGCGCACTCGGACCGTCTGGCCGAGTACCGCAAGATGATCGTCGAGCTGCTCTTTGCCGAGGGGAACCACATCTGCTCGGTCTGCGTGACCAACGGGCACTGCGATTTGCAGTGGCTGGCCCAGCGGCTGGAGATCGACCATATCCGCTTCCCCTACCTCTACGGCAAGCGGTCTGTGGACGCCTCGCACGAGCGCTTCGTGCTCGACCACAATCGCTGCGTCCTCTGCACGCGCTGCGTCCGCGTCTGCGACGAGGTCGAGGGCGCGCACACCTGGGACATCATGGGGCGCGGCACCAACGCGCGAGTCATCACCGATCTCGCGCAGCCGTGGGGCGAGTCAACCAGCTGCACGAGCTGTGGCAAGTGCGTGAGCGTCTGCCCGACAGGCGCCCTCTTCGAGCAGGGCAAGGCCGTGACGGAGATGGTCAAGCACCGCGAGCTGCTGCCCATGCTCCTGACGATGCGAGGACGGCAGCGATGA
- a CDS encoding NAD(P)H-dependent oxidoreductase subunit E, with amino-acid sequence MTPEELSELAVAERQRLDRLAHQINVCTATACHASGSEAIKTRLTAEVRERGISGQCLIRGVGCRGLCTNGPMVSVEPQGVLYQHVTADDAPALLDSLASEPVSHIQAPTDDPFYTRQHRIVLEHAGEIDPEQITEYIAVGGYQALAKALYEMSPADVVDELTTSGLRGRGGAGFPTGLKWRTVAKALSDRKFVICNGDEGDPGAFMDRSVLESDPHRVLEGMAIAAYAVGAHEGFLYVRAEYPLAIKRLTTAIRQARQRNLLGDAILGTPFTFHVEIRLGAGAFVCGEETALIASIEGERGSPRPRPPYPAEVGLWGRPTLINNVETLANIAPIIKNGGAWFAGIGTEKSKGTKVFALTGQVKNTGLIEVPMGISLREIVFDIGGGVPEGRSFKAVQTGGPSGGCIPDELLDSSVDYESLTRLGSIMGSGGMIVMDNTSSMVEVARYFMEFSMTESCGKCIPCRVGTAEMHGILTRFCEKRATERDLALLEQLCDLTRHASLCGLGQSAPNPILSTLRYFKQEYLAALESNQPEEVGAAAEEGRS; translated from the coding sequence ATGACACCGGAGGAGCTTTCTGAGCTTGCCGTTGCTGAGCGCCAGCGGCTCGACCGACTCGCCCACCAGATCAACGTCTGCACGGCGACGGCCTGCCACGCGTCCGGCAGCGAGGCGATCAAGACCCGCCTGACCGCCGAGGTGCGCGAGCGCGGCATCAGCGGCCAGTGCCTGATTCGAGGCGTCGGCTGTCGCGGCCTGTGCACCAACGGCCCGATGGTCAGCGTCGAGCCGCAGGGCGTGCTCTACCAGCACGTGACCGCGGACGATGCCCCGGCCCTGCTCGACAGCCTTGCGTCAGAGCCGGTCTCGCACATTCAGGCCCCGACCGACGATCCGTTCTACACGCGCCAGCACCGAATCGTGCTGGAGCACGCCGGCGAGATCGACCCCGAGCAGATCACCGAGTATATCGCCGTGGGCGGCTACCAGGCCCTGGCGAAAGCGCTCTACGAGATGTCCCCGGCCGATGTCGTCGACGAGCTGACCACCAGCGGCCTGCGCGGCCGGGGCGGGGCCGGCTTTCCGACCGGCCTCAAGTGGCGGACCGTCGCCAAGGCCCTCAGCGACCGCAAGTTCGTGATCTGCAACGGCGACGAGGGGGATCCTGGCGCGTTCATGGATCGCTCGGTGCTGGAGAGCGACCCCCATCGCGTCCTGGAAGGTATGGCGATCGCCGCCTACGCTGTGGGCGCCCACGAGGGGTTCCTGTACGTCCGCGCCGAGTACCCGTTGGCCATCAAGCGGCTGACCACGGCGATCCGCCAGGCCCGCCAGCGCAACCTGCTTGGCGACGCCATCCTGGGGACGCCGTTCACGTTCCACGTCGAGATCCGCCTGGGCGCTGGCGCGTTCGTGTGCGGCGAAGAGACCGCGCTGATCGCGTCCATCGAGGGCGAGCGCGGCTCCCCACGCCCCCGACCGCCGTACCCGGCCGAGGTCGGTTTGTGGGGCCGCCCGACGCTCATCAACAACGTCGAGACGCTGGCCAACATCGCCCCGATTATCAAGAACGGCGGTGCGTGGTTCGCCGGCATCGGCACCGAGAAGAGCAAGGGCACCAAGGTCTTCGCGCTGACCGGTCAGGTCAAGAACACCGGCCTGATCGAAGTGCCGATGGGGATCTCCCTGCGGGAGATCGTCTTCGACATCGGCGGCGGCGTCCCGGAAGGCCGGTCGTTCAAGGCCGTGCAGACCGGCGGACCGTCCGGCGGCTGCATCCCCGACGAGCTGCTGGACAGCTCTGTGGACTATGAGTCGCTCACCCGGCTCGGGTCGATCATGGGATCGGGCGGCATGATCGTGATGGACAACACGTCCAGCATGGTCGAGGTGGCCCGCTACTTCATGGAATTCTCGATGACTGAATCGTGCGGGAAGTGCATCCCCTGCCGCGTTGGCACGGCGGAGATGCACGGCATCCTGACGCGGTTCTGCGAGAAGCGGGCGACAGAGCGCGACCTCGCGCTGCTCGAACAGCTCTGCGATCTGACCAGGCATGCCAGCCTGTGCGGCCTGGGCCAGTCCGCGCCGAACCCGATTCTCAGCACGCTCCGCTACTTCAAGCAGGAGTACCTGGCGGCGCTCGAGAGCAACCAGCCTGAAGAAGTCGGCGCTGCCGCCGAGGAGGGGCGATCATGA
- the hoxE gene encoding bidirectional hydrogenase complex protein HoxE, with the protein MPSVGTKAGTNAIAAPTDDKRWRVVDATMRRHGYRPAALIEALHSVQESFGCLDEPGLQYVAASLGVPLSRVFGVATFYHYFSLKPQGDHTCVVCTGTACYIKESPALLRAIEAEFGIANGETTPDGSLSLLTARCLGTCGLAPAAVLDGDVAGRLQPAELLERLHQLVGAAKEVAAR; encoded by the coding sequence ATGCCCTCAGTGGGTACGAAGGCTGGGACGAACGCAATCGCCGCCCCCACGGACGACAAGCGATGGCGGGTCGTCGATGCCACGATGCGGCGCCATGGGTATCGGCCCGCGGCGCTCATCGAGGCGCTTCATTCCGTTCAGGAGTCATTCGGCTGTCTGGACGAGCCGGGCTTGCAGTACGTTGCCGCGAGCCTGGGTGTGCCGCTGTCGCGCGTCTTTGGCGTCGCGACGTTCTATCACTATTTCAGTCTGAAGCCGCAGGGCGACCATACCTGTGTGGTCTGCACGGGGACCGCGTGCTATATCAAGGAGAGTCCGGCTCTGTTGCGCGCAATTGAAGCTGAGTTCGGAATCGCGAACGGCGAGACGACGCCGGATGGCTCGCTCTCCTTGCTGACGGCCCGCTGTCTCGGAACCTGCGGCCTTGCGCCGGCCGCTGTCCTCGACGGCGACGTGGCTGGCCGCCTGCAGCCGGCCGAGCTGCTCGAACGGCTACACCAGCTCGTTGGGGCCGCGAAGGAGGTTGCAGCACGATGA
- the nifJ gene encoding pyruvate:ferredoxin (flavodoxin) oxidoreductase produces the protein MVAIDGNEAAASVAYRANEVVAIYPITPSSAMGESADQWAAEGRTNIWGTIPLVQEMQSEGGAAGSIHGALQTGALATTFTASQGLLLMIPNMFKIAGELTSTVFHVAARSLAAQGLSIFGDHSDVMAARSTGWAQLFASSVQEAADFALISQAAALEARVPFIHVFDGFRTSHEVQKVEPLTDDDIRALLDPELIAAHRARALSPDRPFIRGTAQNPDVYFQARETVNPYYLATPGIVQRLMYQLAARTRRSYRLFDYVGVPDAERIIVMMGSGAETAVETAKVLMAQGEKVGVVIVRLYRPFDAEALIRVIPQTVRRISVLDRTKEPGSAGEPLYQDVVTAVSEAMSGDNPPFARLPKIVGGRYGLSSKEFTPGMVKGVFEDLARQQPKNHFTIGIDDDVTHTSLPFEEDFEIEGKEVVQAIFWGLGSDGTVGANKSSIKIIGEETDNFAQGYFVYDSKKAGARTTSHLRFGPHPINAPYLIRRASFVAVHQFNFLERYDVLKEADEGATFLLNSPYGPEEVWDQLPRPIQETIIARKLRFYVIDGGEVARAAGMANRVNTVMQTCFFAISGVLPQAEAIAQIKKAIKKNYGKRGQAVVDKNFAAVDSALAHLYEVTVPAAVTSTVEQVAPVPADAPEFVRNVTARMIAGDGDHLPVSALPADGTYPSATTRWEKRAIATEVPVWQPDLCIQCGKCVMVCPHAVIRSKVYQPSALDGAPASFKSTSARWRELPNHQYTLQVSPDDCTGCTLCVEVCPAAEKGNPSNRAINMAAVEPIRVDEQGNWAFFESLPDLPKANGLSWSNVKNVQLLEPLFEFSGACAGCGETPYLKLVSQLFGDRAMIANATGCSSIYGGNLPTTPWSVNRDGRGPAWSNSLFEDNAEFGLGMRLTLDKQQQFARELLTRMRDEVGHELVDSLLATDQTDEAGIEEQRRLVQKLKRQLALLDNPYARDLGSLADVLVRKSVWIVGGDGWAYDIGYGGLDHVLASGRNVNILVLDTEVYSNTGGQASKATPLGAVARFAAGGKPTPKKDLGLIAMTYGNVYVAQIAMGASDVQTLNAIREAEAYDGPSLIIAYSHCIAHGIDMAKGMEHQKLAVESGHWPLYRYDPRLHVEGKHPLRLDSKEPTRPLSDYLYSEGRYRQLAQSDPEHAAELLDHAQQAVKARRKVYIQLLEQD, from the coding sequence ATGGTCGCCATTGATGGCAACGAGGCGGCGGCCTCAGTGGCGTACCGAGCGAACGAAGTCGTGGCGATCTATCCGATCACGCCATCCTCGGCGATGGGCGAATCGGCGGACCAGTGGGCAGCGGAGGGCCGCACCAACATCTGGGGCACCATCCCGCTCGTACAGGAGATGCAGTCGGAAGGCGGCGCCGCCGGGTCCATCCACGGGGCGCTGCAGACCGGGGCCCTGGCAACGACCTTCACGGCAAGCCAGGGTCTCCTGCTGATGATCCCGAATATGTTCAAGATCGCCGGCGAGCTGACCAGCACCGTCTTCCACGTGGCGGCGCGGTCGCTGGCGGCGCAGGGCCTCTCGATCTTCGGAGACCACTCGGATGTGATGGCTGCCCGCTCGACGGGCTGGGCGCAACTGTTCGCGTCCTCCGTGCAGGAGGCCGCCGACTTCGCCCTGATCTCGCAGGCGGCGGCGCTGGAAGCGCGCGTGCCGTTCATCCACGTCTTCGACGGCTTCCGCACCTCGCACGAGGTCCAGAAGGTCGAGCCGCTCACCGACGACGACATCCGCGCCCTGCTCGACCCTGAGCTGATCGCTGCGCACCGCGCGCGGGCGCTGTCGCCGGATCGCCCGTTCATCCGAGGGACGGCGCAGAACCCAGACGTCTATTTCCAGGCGCGTGAGACGGTCAACCCGTACTACCTGGCGACGCCGGGCATCGTGCAGCGGCTGATGTACCAGTTGGCCGCCCGCACCCGCCGCAGCTATCGCCTCTTCGACTACGTCGGGGTGCCGGACGCCGAGCGTATCATCGTGATGATGGGTTCGGGTGCGGAGACGGCCGTCGAGACGGCCAAGGTCTTGATGGCTCAGGGTGAGAAGGTTGGCGTGGTCATCGTGCGGCTATACCGCCCGTTCGACGCCGAGGCGCTGATTCGGGTCATCCCGCAGACCGTGCGGCGGATCTCCGTCCTCGACCGCACCAAGGAGCCAGGATCGGCCGGCGAGCCGCTCTACCAGGATGTCGTGACCGCCGTCTCCGAGGCGATGTCTGGCGACAACCCGCCCTTCGCCCGCCTGCCGAAGATCGTCGGCGGTCGCTACGGCCTCTCCTCGAAGGAGTTCACGCCGGGCATGGTCAAGGGCGTCTTCGAGGATCTGGCCCGCCAGCAGCCGAAGAACCACTTCACCATCGGCATCGACGACGACGTGACGCACACCAGCCTGCCCTTCGAAGAGGATTTCGAGATCGAGGGCAAGGAAGTCGTCCAGGCGATCTTCTGGGGCCTCGGGTCGGACGGCACCGTCGGCGCGAACAAGAGCTCCATCAAGATCATCGGTGAGGAGACCGACAATTTCGCGCAGGGCTACTTCGTCTACGACTCGAAGAAGGCTGGCGCGCGTACGACCTCGCACCTGCGCTTCGGGCCGCACCCGATCAACGCGCCGTACCTGATCCGCCGGGCCAGCTTCGTGGCCGTCCACCAGTTCAACTTCCTCGAACGGTACGACGTGCTCAAGGAAGCTGACGAGGGCGCAACGTTCCTGCTGAACAGCCCGTACGGCCCGGAGGAGGTCTGGGATCAGCTCCCGCGCCCGATCCAGGAGACGATCATCGCCAGGAAGCTGCGGTTCTACGTGATCGACGGCGGCGAGGTCGCGCGGGCGGCCGGCATGGCGAACCGTGTGAACACCGTCATGCAGACCTGCTTCTTCGCGATCAGCGGCGTGCTCCCGCAGGCCGAGGCCATCGCCCAGATCAAGAAGGCGATCAAGAAGAATTACGGCAAGCGTGGACAGGCCGTCGTCGACAAGAACTTCGCGGCGGTGGACAGCGCCCTGGCTCACCTCTACGAGGTGACGGTCCCGGCGGCGGTGACCAGCACCGTCGAGCAGGTCGCGCCGGTCCCGGCCGATGCCCCCGAGTTCGTGCGGAACGTCACGGCGCGGATGATCGCCGGCGATGGCGACCATCTCCCCGTCAGCGCGCTGCCCGCCGATGGCACCTACCCGAGCGCCACCACGCGCTGGGAGAAGCGGGCCATCGCCACCGAGGTGCCGGTCTGGCAGCCGGACCTGTGCATCCAGTGCGGCAAGTGCGTGATGGTCTGCCCGCACGCCGTGATCCGCTCCAAGGTCTATCAGCCGTCCGCGCTCGATGGTGCACCGGCCAGCTTCAAGAGCACCTCGGCCCGCTGGCGCGAGCTGCCGAACCACCAGTACACGCTGCAGGTCAGCCCGGACGACTGCACCGGCTGCACCCTGTGCGTCGAGGTCTGCCCGGCCGCGGAGAAGGGCAACCCCTCGAACCGAGCCATCAACATGGCGGCTGTCGAGCCGATCCGCGTGGACGAGCAGGGGAACTGGGCCTTCTTCGAGTCGCTGCCTGACCTGCCGAAGGCGAACGGCCTGTCCTGGTCGAACGTCAAGAACGTCCAGCTGTTGGAGCCGCTGTTCGAGTTCTCGGGCGCCTGCGCCGGCTGCGGCGAGACCCCGTACCTCAAGCTGGTCAGCCAGCTCTTCGGCGACCGCGCCATGATCGCCAACGCCACCGGCTGCTCGAGTATCTACGGCGGCAACCTCCCGACGACGCCGTGGTCGGTGAACCGCGACGGGCGCGGCCCGGCCTGGAGCAACTCCCTCTTCGAGGACAACGCCGAGTTCGGCCTGGGCATGCGGCTGACGCTCGACAAGCAGCAGCAGTTTGCGCGTGAGCTGCTCACCCGCATGCGGGACGAGGTCGGACACGAGCTGGTGGACAGCCTGCTCGCGACGGACCAGACCGACGAGGCTGGCATCGAGGAGCAGCGGCGGCTCGTGCAGAAGCTCAAGCGCCAGCTTGCCCTGCTCGACAATCCGTACGCGCGTGACCTCGGCAGCCTGGCGGACGTGCTGGTCCGCAAGAGCGTGTGGATCGTCGGCGGCGACGGCTGGGCCTACGACATCGGCTACGGTGGCCTGGATCACGTCCTGGCCAGCGGCCGCAACGTCAATATCCTGGTACTCGATACGGAGGTGTACTCGAATACGGGCGGTCAGGCCTCGAAGGCGACCCCGCTCGGCGCAGTGGCCCGCTTCGCGGCCGGCGGCAAGCCGACCCCGAAGAAGGATCTCGGTCTCATCGCCATGACCTACGGCAACGTCTACGTGGCGCAGATCGCGATGGGCGCAAGCGACGTTCAGACGCTCAACGCCATCCGCGAAGCCGAGGCCTACGATGGACCGTCGCTGATCATCGCCTACTCGCACTGCATCGCCCACGGCATCGACATGGCCAAGGGCATGGAGCACCAGAAGCTGGCCGTCGAGTCTGGCCACTGGCCGCTCTACCGCTACGACCCGCGCCTGCACGTCGAAGGGAAGCACCCGCTGCGCCTCGACTCGAAGGAGCCGACGCGCCCGCTCTCGGACTACCTCTACAGCGAGGGTCGCTACCGCCAGCTGGCCCAGTCCGATCCGGAGCACGCGGCCGAGCTGCTCGACCACGCGCAGCAGGCGGTCAAGGCACGCCGCAAGGTCTACATCCAGCTGCTCGAACAGGACTAG